One window of Acidobacteriota bacterium genomic DNA carries:
- a CDS encoding aminotransferase class I/II-fold pyridoxal phosphate-dependent enzyme, which translates to MDQPAVVSHEQTDNILEQVARRAMVARSRVLLFQDFTEAMTSLLGHVNRLQDKLLVSGHAAPDLAIAVDRAELTLTELLGPSPFAGGPRPVLQNIARGDELVYVANPNRVTGASCALSGLRDIAEAIPNGTLVIDEHYYDYLGITAVPLLDLYSNVTVIRSFLTGPGSGCEESGFIVAPKDLIRHLRGSFERQRIPAAIRSGVMTMLADGAPQGERLKRLHSEMLRIATTLTRLGVQSRITATDFLLLRVADPKRVGNFLAAHRAPIENLDGYPGLNNYVRYRVQSERFDDGFLQAFKKMPREYYRIKTIDKRAVTYHGWEQGRSGSRGGTRLSDDPGSGRIPAKRETSRGAKE; encoded by the coding sequence ATGGACCAGCCTGCAGTGGTCAGCCATGAACAGACTGACAATATACTGGAGCAGGTCGCGCGCCGGGCCATGGTCGCGCGTTCAAGGGTCCTGCTGTTTCAAGACTTCACGGAAGCCATGACTTCCCTGCTGGGACACGTGAATCGGTTGCAGGACAAGCTGCTGGTGTCAGGGCATGCGGCGCCTGACCTGGCCATTGCCGTGGACCGCGCCGAGTTGACGCTTACCGAGTTGCTGGGTCCGTCACCGTTTGCCGGTGGCCCCCGGCCGGTACTGCAGAACATAGCCCGGGGAGATGAGCTTGTATACGTGGCCAACCCGAACCGGGTCACCGGGGCCAGCTGTGCCCTTTCGGGCCTGAGAGATATCGCCGAGGCGATCCCGAACGGGACTCTGGTAATCGACGAGCATTACTATGACTACCTCGGCATCACGGCGGTGCCGCTTCTGGACCTTTATTCAAATGTGACGGTCATCAGGTCCTTCCTCACGGGGCCGGGTAGCGGATGTGAGGAATCAGGATTTATCGTTGCCCCGAAGGATTTGATTCGGCATCTTAGGGGCAGTTTTGAACGACAGCGGATACCAGCGGCGATCAGGAGCGGCGTGATGACAATGCTGGCGGATGGCGCACCACAAGGCGAGCGGTTGAAACGGCTGCACAGCGAAATGCTGCGCATCGCAACCACGCTGACGCGGCTTGGCGTCCAGAGCCGGATTACGGCGACTGACTTTCTGCTCCTGCGGGTTGCGGACCCCAAACGCGTCGGGAATTTTCTGGCCGCCCACCGGGCGCCAATAGAGAATCTCGACGGTTACCCGGGGTTGAACAACTACGTGCGGTACAGGGTGCAGTCGGAGAGGTTCGACGACGGCTTCCTGCAGGCATTCAAGAAGATGCCTCGGGAGTATTACCGGATAAAAACAATTGACAAACGGGCAGTAACTTATCACGGTTGGGAGCAGGGAAGGTCAGGAAGCCGCGGTGGTACCCGGCTGTCCGATGATCCAGGATCGGGACGTATCCCGGCCAAGCGAGAAACGTCCCGGGGCGCTAAGGAGTAA